A window from Pseudomonas frederiksbergensis encodes these proteins:
- a CDS encoding type II toxin-antitoxin system HicB family antitoxin, translating into MQYPICIEWGDENTAIGIQIPDIPGAVTAGDTFEDAYNAAVEIAHIMLQEIAADGESIPMPTSAAAHRGNPDFADMGWGMLELDIAPYMGKTEKVNVTLPGYVIQRIDRYVREHNVKSRSSFLADAAMEKLVRH; encoded by the coding sequence ATGCAATATCCAATCTGTATCGAGTGGGGCGACGAGAACACCGCCATCGGTATTCAGATCCCCGATATTCCAGGCGCCGTAACGGCCGGGGATACGTTTGAAGACGCCTACAACGCGGCGGTCGAGATTGCCCACATCATGCTTCAGGAGATTGCGGCTGACGGGGAGTCGATTCCCATGCCTACCTCTGCTGCTGCCCACCGTGGGAATCCGGACTTCGCCGACATGGGCTGGGGCATGCTGGAGCTGGACATCGCGCCGTACATGGGCAAAACCGAGAAGGTCAATGTGACGCTGCCCGGCTATGTGATTCAGCGTATCGATCGTTATGTGCGCGAGCACAATGTCAAAAGCCGCTCTTCATTTCTGGCAGATGCGGCGATGGAGAAGTTGGTTCGGCACTGA
- a CDS encoding type II toxin-antitoxin system HicA family toxin encodes MQSRLLIKELEEAGWILDRITGSHHLFKHRYNPYTIPVPHPKKDLPIGTVKSIRRRAGLYCPGASHAGDP; translated from the coding sequence GTGCAGAGCAGGCTATTGATCAAGGAGTTGGAGGAGGCCGGCTGGATACTGGATCGGATTACCGGCAGTCATCACCTCTTCAAACACCGATACAACCCGTACACGATACCCGTCCCTCATCCGAAAAAGGATTTGCCGATCGGGACGGTCAAAAGCATCAGGAGGCGAGCCGGGTTGTATTGCCCGGGAGCCAGTCATGCAGGAGATCCATAA